GCCGATGTCCTTACCCTGACCCGCCAAGACCCTTCTTTAAAAGAGAAATTGTGCTCCTGTTCGCCGGCCATCCGCGCGCAGGTCGTCTACGCGATCAAGGTTGAAATGGCCCGCACTGTTGAGGACGTGTTTGAGCGCCGCCTTGGTCTTGTCTATACGGATTGTCCCACCCGCCAATGCCGTTTGACCATTGAAGAAATGTTAAGGGACACATGACCCGCGACGAAGCGTTCAAACGTTTAGTTTCTGCCGTCGGTAAACGCGCGTCTTTAAGGAAGACCACCGACGCTATACGCCTGGTCAATGGCGCGGGCGATGGCTTGCCGGGACTGACTCTGGAACAGTACAGTGCGCATTTTTGCGCCCATATTTTTGAGACGGCGTGGTTAAAGCGCGCCGACTGGCTGCGGGATTTTCTGTCGGACCATTTTCCTTGCGAGTATTTTATTTTAAAGGACCGCAGTGCCTCTGCCGCCGCGACGCCGGATGCATTTAAAGTATATGTGATCGTTGATAGAGACGGGCCCCGGACCATTGTCAGGGAACGGGGCGTCCAATTCCATGTGGACCTGAATGATACGTTAAACACAGGATTGTTTTTGGACATGCGCGCCAATCGCTGCCTCGTCGCCGGGCTGGCCAAAGGCAAGCGGCTGCTGAACACCTTCGCGTACACCTGTTCTTTCGGCGTGCATGCCCGCGCGTCCGGCGCTGCCGCTGTCGTCAACGTGGATGTCAGCAAGAAAGTCCTCGAACGCGGCCGGGCCAATGACGCTCTCAACGGTTTAACCCCGGCATCAGGAGAATTCGTGCGCGCGGATGCCGTGCGTTATTGCGAACGTCTGGCCAAACGGGGGGAGCGCTTTGATGTCATTGTCCTGGATCCGCCGTCTTTTGCCCGCCATGAGGGCAAGGCCTTTCAGGTCAAAAAAGACATGCCGCGTTTGGTTGAGGCGGCGCTTGGGGTCTTGGGTCCCGGCGGATATCTTTTTGTTTCCACCAACTGCAGCGCCCTGACCTATGCGGACCTGACGAAATATGTTAAAATAGCCGCCGTATCCCGTGGTTTGAAGGTTAAGGGGATGAGGGCCTTGGGCCAGGACAAGGATTTTCCGGGAAGCGGCACAAGCAAAGAGAGCCATCTGGCAGCCGCCCTGGTTTCATTCACATAGACAAGGAGCCGTCATGAACAAGAAGGTCATCAAAACCGATAAAGTATCGCTGCCGGTGGGGCCGTACAATCAGGCGGTAGCCATCGGCGGTCTCGTTTATACTGCCGGACAGATCCCGTTGGATAAACAGGGCAACATGGTTCCCGGCGGCATCAAGGAACAGACCGAACAGGTCATTCAGAATTTGATCGCGGTCTTGGGCACAGCCGGGTCGTCGCTGGATAAGGTGGTCAAGGCCACCGTGTTCCTCAAAGACCTCAATGATTTTGCCGGCATGAACGAGGTGTACGCCAAATATTTCAAGGCCGCCATTGCGCCGGCGCGCAGTACCCTTCAGGTTTCCCGCATCCCCAAGGACTCGCTCGTCGAGATCGAAGTTGTAGCGCAGATTCAATAAAGGTAGCACCTGCCTTCTTTCAAGAAGGCAGGTGCTAACTTTATCCCTTTATCCATGCTTGACATTCGGCGGTCAATTGTCTATATTGTGACGTTATCCCACAAATATATGGGGACACAATACTTAATTCTTGCCATGTATTTAGCTGGGAATTAAGTTTTGTGTCCCCAACCATGTATGACAGAAGCCATCCTATATCTGCAAGACGGCGCGGCTTTTCGGGGGCATGTTTTAGGGCAAACCGGAGAAACCGCGGGAGAGGCCGTTTTTAACACGGCGATGACCGGGTATCAGGAAATTCTCACCGACCCTTCTTATACCGGCCAGATCGTCGTGATGACCTATCCCCTCATCGGAAATACCGGCGTCAATAACGACGACGTGGAAAGCGACAAGATCCACGTCAAAGGGTTCGTGGCCAAAGAATTCTGCCGCAGGCCCTCCAACTGGCGCGCCACCAGGTCCCTGACCGAATACCTCAACCAGAACCCGATCATCGCGAGGGAAGGTGTCGACACCCGCGCCTTGACCCGCCATTTGCGCATGGCCGGCGCCATGAAAGCGATCATTTCAACGGAGGATTTTGATCCTAAAAGTTTGCAGGCAAAACTCGATGCCTTGCCGTCCATGGAAGGCGCGGATCTTGTGCGCGGCGTCACGACGCCCAAAAAATACGTGTGGAAGGCCAAAGGTCCCCGCCGCTATAAGATCGCGGCCATTGACTGCGGCATCAAATGGAACATTTTGCGCATCTTCGCGGACTTAGGATGCGAAACCCATGTTTTTCCGGCGACCGCAACGATCAAAGACATTTTGGCCATCAAACCCGACGGGCTTTTTCTCTCCAACGGCCCCGGCGATCCGGCGGTCGTGACCTATGTGATCGACACCGTCAAACAAAGCATCGGCAAATTGCCGGTTTTCGGCATCTGTTTAGGCAACCAGATCCTGGGGCTCGCGCTGGGCGGAAAAACGTATAAATTGAAATTCGGTCATCACGGCGCCAATCATCCGGTCAAGGACCTTGAAGGCCAGCGCATCGGCATCACGTCGCAGAACCATGGTTTTTGCGTGGACACAAAAAGTTTGGACCCCGCCGAAGCCGAAATGATCCACGCCAATCTCAATGACCATACCGGCGAGGGCCTGCGCCACAAGAAATTCCCGGTTTTTTCCATTCAATACCACCCTGAAGCGGCGCCCGGCCCGCATGACGCGCGGTATTTGTTCAAACAATTTCTCGACATGATCGACGTCCATAAAAAGAATGCCTAAACGCACGGACATAAAGAAAATTTTGATCATCGGCGCGGGGCCCATCGTCATCGGCCAGGCGTGCGAGTTTGATTATTCCGGGTCCCAGGCCTGCAAAGCGCTCAAAGAAGAGGGCTTCAGCGTTGTTCTGGTCAATTCCAATCCCGCCACCATCATGACCGACCCTGGAATAGCGGATGCCACCTACATTGAACCATTGACCCCGGAATTCCTGGAATACATCATCCGCAAAGAGCGGCCCGACGCTATTTTACCAACCTTGGGCGGACAGACGGCGTTGAATTTAGCGATGCAATTGCACGAGCAGGGTATCCTGGAGAAATACGGGGTCCAAATGCTGGGCGCGAAACATGATGTGATCAAAAAAGCCGAAGACCGCAGTGAATTCAAGGCCGCGGCCCTCAAGGTCGGTCTTGACGTGCCCAAAAGTGTTTTTGCCCACAATTTGGAAGAAGCCAAGAAAGCGGTCAGCCAGATCGGCTTTCCCTGCATTGTCCGCCCGAGCTTCACCCTGGGCGGCACCGGCGGCGGGATCGCGCCTGACATGGAAGAATTTGAGCGCGTTGCGGCGCTGGGGATCGAGAGCAGTATGATCCACGAAATTCTCATTGAGGAGAGCATTGAGGGGTGGAAAGAATATGAACTGGAAGTCATGCGTGATGCCGCAGACAATGTGGTCATCATTTGTTCCATCGAGAATATGGACCCCATGGGCGTGCACACCGGGGACAGCATCACGGTTGCCCCGGTGCAGACCCTGACGGACGTGGAGTACCAGAACATGCGGGACGCTTCAATACGGCTCATCCGCGAGATCGGCGTTGAGACCGGCGGGTCCAACATCCAGTTCGCCGTTGATCCCAAGAACGGGCGCATGGTCGTCATTGAAATGAACCCGCGCGTGTCGCGTTCCTCGGCGCTGGCCAGCAAGGCCACGGGCTTTCCCATTGCCAAATTCGCCGCCAAACTGGCCGTGGGTTATACGCTTGATGAGATCCAAAACGACATCACCCGCGAGACCCCGGCGTGTTTTGAGCCGACCATTGATTATTGTGTGGTCAAGATCCCGCGTTTTACTTTTGAGAAATTCCCCGAAGCCAAGGACATCCTGGGCGTGCAGATGAAAAGCGTGGGGGAGACCATGGCCATCGGCCGCACCTTCAAAGAAGCCCTGCAAAAGGGCTTGAGGGGCCTGGAGATCGACCATGCCGGCCTGGACAACAAACAGGACTACCGTTACATCGAGGATGAAAAAATACGCCTGCGTTTGAAAGAGCCCAATGCCTCGCGCGTTTTTTACCTCAAATACGCTTTGCAAAAAAGCATCACCATCGACGAGGTGGCGGCCTTAAGCCGGATCGACGTGTGGTTCATTGACCAGATCGCCCAGATCCTGGAACTGGAGAATGAAATAAAGGCCGCGGTCACTGCGGGAGGGACATTGAATTCTTCGTTGTTGCGCCGCGCCAAAGCAAACGGGTTTTCCGACGCGCAATTGGCGGAACTGATGGACCGCAGTGAAAAAGATGTCCGGGCCCTGCGCAAGGAATTGGGCATCGTGGCCACGTTCAAACTGGTGGACACCTGTGCCGCGGAATTTGAGGCCTATACCCCGTATTATTATTCAACGTATGAGACCGAGGACGAGGCGCTTTTGAACGCACAAAAGCGGCTGGCCGAACAAGGGCCCCGAAAGAAGATCATGATCTTAGGCGGCGGCCCCAACCGCATCGGCCAGGGCATTGAATTTGATTATTGCTGCTGCCACGCGTCCTTCGCGCTCAAAGAGATGGGGTTTGAGACCATCATGGTCAATTCCAACCCGGAGACCGTTTCCACCGATTATGACACCTCCGACCGTTTGTATTTTGAGCCGCTGACCTTTGAGGACGTGATGAACGTGGTGGACGTGGAAAAACCCGACGGGGTCATTGTCCAGTTCGGCGGACAGACGCCGTTGAACCTGGCCCGGCGCCTGCAGCAGGCCGGGGTGCCCATCATCGGCACGTCCGTTGATTCCATCGATCTGGCGGAGAATCGCGAACGCTTCGCGGCGCTCATCAATGAATTGAAGATCGACCAGCCGGCCAATGCGTCGGCCACGACCAAGGAAGAGACCCTGGCCGCGGCGGGCTCGATCGGCTATCCGGTTTTGGTCAGGCCTTCTTATGTTTTGGGCGGGCGCGCCATGCGCATTGTTTATGATGAAGAATTCCTCAAGGCGTTTCTGGACGAGCTGCATAGCGTCTCGCGCGGGCACCCCGTGCTCATTGATAAATTTTTGGAAGACGCGCAGGAAGTGGACGTGGACGCGATCAGCGACGGCACAGATGTCTATGTGGCCGGGATCATGGAGCATATTGAGAACGCGGGCATCCATTCCGGGGACTCGGCCTGCGTGCTGCCGCCGCATACCTTGAGCGAAAACGTTGTGGCCGTCATCAAGGACCATACCGTGCGTTTGGCCAAGGTCCTTAACGTCATCGGCCTTTTGAACATACAGTTCGCGGTCAAGGGCGGCCGGGTCTATGTGCTGGAGGTCAATCCGCGCGCCTCGCGCACGGCGCCTTTTGTCAGCAAGGCCACCGGCGTGCCTTTGGCCAAGGTGGCCGCGCAGATCATGGCAGGCAAGAAACTGGGTGATTTTGACCTGCCCGACCCCGGCAAGTTAAAATACGTTTGTGTCAAGGAATCGGTGCTGCCGTTCAGCCGTTTTTCCGGCGTGGACATTATCCTTGGCCCGGAAATGAAAAGCACCGGCGAGGTCATGGGCATTGCCCCGACTTTTGGCGTGGCCTTTGCCAAGTCCCAAATTTGTGCCGGCCAGGCCCTGCCGCAGGTGGGGAGCGTTTTTATCAGCGTCAACGAAGCAGACAAACGCCAGGTCGCCGCCGTCGCCAGGAAGTTGGAAGGCCTGGGATTCAAACTTTTCGCGACCAGGGGCACGGCCGAAGTGTTGCGCGCCGACGGGGTCACGGTCACGGTCGCGGACAAGCATCACGAAGGGGAAAATAACGCGTTGACATTGCTCAAGAAAAATGAGATAAATTTAATCATCAATACTCCTTCTGGACCAAAAAGCCAGTCGGACATGCGCGCCATACGGGCGGCGGCCATTTTGCACAACATCCCCTGTATCACAACACTGCAGGGCGCCTGGGCCGCGGTCAACGGCATTGAAGCCGGCATCAAAGACGAATTCACCGTCGAATCACTGCAGAATCTTTATCGGCGCACAGGGACGACCCGCCGGGTCGCCCGTACGGTCGCAGGAGCAGGATAATTATGTGCGGCATTGTAGGCATCAGCCATCATAAAGAAGCGTCGCAAATGGCCTTTTTGGGCCTGTATGCCCTGCAGCACCGCGGGGAGGAATCCGCCGGCATCGTGACCTATGACGGCAAGGAAACCCATGTCATCAAGAAAATGGGCCTGGCGGTGGACAATTTTGACGAGAGCACGATCGGGAAATTGAAAGGCCATGTGGCCATCGCCCACACGCGCTATTCCACGACGGGCGCCTCGGCGGCCAAGAACGTACAGCCCATCGTGGTCACTCACCGCAAGAAACCCATGGCCATCGCCCATAACGGGAATTTGACCAATACCGAGGAATTGTATTCCCGTCTGGAAGAAGAGGGGGCCATTTTCCAGACGTCCATGGATTCCGAGGTCATTGTCCACTTGCTGGCCAAGGCCCCCAATGGTGATCTGAAACAATGGTTTGTGAATGTTCTCTCGCAGTTGAAAGGCGCGTTCTCGCTGATCTTCCTCGTCGAGGACACCCTCATCGGCGCGCGCGATCCCCACGGATTTCGGCCGTTGTCGCTGGGGAAGTTGGGCGATGGGTATATTTTGGCCAGCGAAAGCTGCGCGTTCGACCTGATGAAAGCGGAATTCGTCCGCGAGATAGAGCCGGGTGAAGTGGTCATCATCAAGGGCAATAAGATTGAATCCGTGTTTTTGCCCGGCGCTAAAAAAGCCGTCAGGGCGCATTGCGTTTTTGAGAACATTTATTTTGCCCGTCCCGACAGCCATATTTTCGGCGACAACGTTTATCAGGTGCGCAAGCGCCTGGGCGCGCAATTGGCCAGGGAGCATCCGGCAAAAGCCGATTTTGTCATGGGCATCCCGGATTCAGGCAATTACGCGGCCCTGGGCTATGCCCAGGAATTGAAAATGCCCTTTGAGATCGGGATGATCCGCAACCATTACATCGGGCGCACCTTCATCCAGCCCACGCAATTTTTGCGTGAATTCCGGGTGCGCGTCAAACTCAATCCCATCCGGGAAATGATCAAGGGAAAAAGGATCATCGTGGTCGAAGATTCCATCGTGCGCGGAACCACGTCCCGCAACCGCATTGAAGAGATCCGCGAGGCTGGGGCCAAAGAGATCCATATGCGCATTTCCTGCCCGCCCATCATTTCCCCGTGTTTTTACGGCATTGATTTTCCCAGCACCAGGGAATTGATCGCGCACAACAAGTCAGTCCAGGAGATCGCGGATTTCATCAAGGTGGATTCCCTGGCTTATTTGAGTTTGGAGGGGATGATGTCGGTGATGAAGAACAAGGGGGACTTCTGCACGTCGTGTTTTACCGGCAAATATCCTCTGCATATCCCGCCCAACGCCGATAAATTGATGATGGAGAAACAGTGAGCAAATACATTTTTATCACCGGTGGAGTAGTTTCCAGTTTAGGCAAAGGTAAAAGGCTTGAGCAGTACTTTCTTGGTCGTCGGACACGGCAATCAATATGAGTAAATACATTTTTATCACCGGTGGTGTGGTGTCGAGCTTAGGAAAAGGCATTGCCGCGGCCTCCATCGGTAAACTGCTGGAGGCCCGGGGCCTGAAGGCCGCCATCATTAAATGCGACCCGTATTTGAACGTGGACCCGGGCACCATGAACCCTTACCAGCACGGCGAGGTGTATGTCACCGAGGACGGGGCCGAGACCGACCTGGACCTTGGCCACTACGAGCGTTTCTCCAACACGGTGTTGTCCAAGGACAGCAACATCACCGCGGGCAAGGTGTATTATGCGGTCATCACCAAGGAACGCCGCGGTGATTACCTGGGCAAGACGGTGCAGATCATCCCGCACATCACCGATGAGATCAAGGAACGCATCAAGAAGGTCTCCAAGGGCAATGACGTGGATGTCACCATCGTTGAGATCGGCGGCACCGTCGGGGACATTGAGAGCCTGCCGTTCCTGGAAGCCATCCGCCAGCTGCGCTGGGAATTGGGCGAAGGGTATGCCCTGAATATTCACGTCACCCTGCTGCCTTATATCAAGTCCGCCGGCGAACAGAAAACCAAACCCACCCAGCACAGCGTCGGGCGCCTGCGCGAGATCGGCATCATCCCGCAGATCCTGATGTGCCGCACCGAACGGCCCATTTCCCAGGACCAGAGGGAGAAGATAGCGCTGTTTTGCAACGTGGACGTGGAGGCCGTCATTGAGGCCATTGACGTCAAACACATTTATGAAGTTCCCGTGGCCTTGAAGAAACAAAAACTCGATGAGCTGATCCTCAAGAAACTCAACATCAAATTGCCGGACAAAGGGATCAAAAGCTGGGAAGAGGGCGTGGTCAAGCGCCTGCGCAGTCCCGCCAAAGAGGTCAGGATCGCGGTCGTGGGCAAATACATCACCCTGCAGGACGCGTACAAGTCCATTTATGAGGCGCTGGTGCACGGCGGCATCGCCAACAACGCGCGGGTGATCATCGTCAAGGTCGATTCCGAGGAACTGGAAAAGCATGACCCTAAAAAGATCCTGAAAGGCATCCAGGGGGTCTTGATCCCCGGGGGCTTTGGTTCGCGCGGTATTGAGGGAAAGATCAACGCCGTCGGGTATGTGCGCGAGAACAAGATCCCGTTTTTCGGGATCTGTTTGGGCATGCAGATCGCCACCATTGAATTCGCCCGCAACGTCTGCGACCTTAAGAACGCCAATTCGACGGAATTTGACAAACAAACGCCCCAGCCGGTCATCAGTTTGCTTGAAGAACAAAAGCAGGTGGAGAACATGGGGGCGTCCATGCGTCTGGGGGCCTATCCATGTTCCCTTGAGAAGGGGACCAACAGTTTTGAGGCCTATAAGACGTCAAAGATCTCCGAACGCCACCGGCACCGTTATGAGTTCAACAACCATTACCGCGTCCAGATGGAAGAGGCCGGCCTGGTGTTTGCCGGCATTAATCCGGAGCGGGACCTGGTGGAGATCATTGAGATCAAAGACCATCCCTGGTTCGTCGGCTGTCAATTCCATCCGGAATTCAAGTCCAAACCCGACGCGGCCCATCCTTTGTTCCGGGAATTTATCGCCGCGGCACTGAAGCAGACAAAGGGAGATAAATAAATATACGCGCGGGTGGCGGAATTGGTAGACGCGTACGTTTGAGGGGCGTATGCCGTAAGGCGTGAGGGTTCAATTCCCTCCCCGCGCATTTTTATCCACGCATTTTTTATGAAAAAACTCATTGAAGTTTCCGCAAGCATTCTCGCCGCTGATTTTGCCCATCTGGCGGACGAGATCAAGAAGAGCGAGGACGCCGGCGTGGACCGTTTCCACGTTGATGTCATGGACGGCCATTTTGTGCCGAATCTAACCATCGGCCCGGTCATCGTCGAGGCCGTGCGCAGGCACACGCGTTTGCCCGTGGAAGCGCACCTGATGATCGAGCATCCCTGGGACTACATCGAGGCCTACGTGAAAGCCGGGGCGGACATTATCCAGATCCAGGTTGAGTGTTACGTCGACAGCATTGACGCGGGCAAATTGCGCGCGGACTTAAAGAAGATCAGGTCTTTGGGGAAAAAGGCCCATATCGTCATCAACCCGGGCACGCCTTTGATCACTGATGTCCTGGGGGACTGCGACGGGGTCCTTGTTATGTCGGTCAACCCCGGTTACGCGGGCCAGAAGTTCATGCCCCAGGCGCTGCCGAAGATCGAACATTTAGCAAAGACCTTCCAAGGGGACATCGGTGTCGACGGGGGGATCAACGGGGACACGGCGCCTTTATGCGTCAAGGCCGGGGCGCGGGTGCTGATCACGGCGAGTTATTTGTACGGCTCCAAAGACCTTAAAGGGGTTGTGGCTGGTTTGAAAGCCCTGTAGGGATATGGTATATTTAAATTGCCTATGAAATTCACCCGTTCAAAAATCGGGCAGACCCTTCGACATGGCTCAGGGCAAACCGCGCTGGAATATCTGCTTTTATTCGGCATTGTGGCCGCGGCGGTTTTGGCCGCTTTCAGATATTTGCTTCCCCAAGCGCGCGATTCCTCCGAAGGGTATTACAATAATGTGACCCGCGTCATCATGGGGGAAAAACCCGATCCCATCGACGGTGGCTGGTGCGACTACTCAGCCTGTCCTCCCGGCGTCAGCCAGAAATTCCGCACCTGTCAATGCCCCGCGCCCGCCTTTGGCGGTAATGATTGCCCTGGCGGTCCCGGTGCCGGCCAAGCGCCCTGTCCCTAGGCCTTCCTCTGGTCGCGCACGTAGTTACTTCTATCTAAACTCTTTGCGTATTTTTTGAGTTCCGCGCCGATCTCGCCGATCTGGGCCACGTGGGTGATCTTTTGCCCGCGGTTGCTGACAATGCCGATGGAGATCGCGACGAAGGCGGCCCTGGTGGGATTGCCCTGGCGGTCCTTGCCTGTGATGAATTCGGCTTTGCGGTCCTTTTCATTGTAAAAGGCCGGGACCGCGGCGTCAAAGGCATCAATAACCTTCTGGCTGACCGCGTCCGCTTTTTCGTCGTCACAGATAAAAACAAAATCATCCCCGCCGATATGGCCCACAAACCCTTCTGCCCCGCACACTTGCCGGACGCTGTCAATGAGCACGCGGGCGGCGGTGCGGATGAGCTCGTCGCCGCGTTCAAACCCGTAGGCATCGTTGTAGATCTTGAATTTGTCCAGATCCGCGTATCCGACGGCGAACGTCTTGCCGGAATCGATGCGGTTTTGCAATTCTTCCATGATGGAAGAATTGCCCGGCAAATGGGTCAGCGGGCTGGCGTCCAAAGAACGGGAGGTGCGTTTGAGGATCATGCGGATGCGCGCCAGCAAGGTCTCGGGGTCGAAGGGTTTGATCAGGTAATCGTCGGCGCCGGATTCAATGCCGGTGACCATGTCCTTGGTCTCGCCTTTGCCGGTAAGCATGATGACCGGCAAATGCTGCAGGAGGATGTCCTTCCTTAAATTCCGGCAGAATTCCGGCCCGTTCATGACAGGCATCATATAGTCCGTGATGATGATGTCCGGCGCCTTGGCCTTGACCAATTCGAGGCCTTCCGTGCCGTTGTTGGCGGCAAAGACCGTGTAATGTTCGTTGAGGGTCAACTGCAGGACGTCCAGGATGTCGGGGTCATCGTCTATGACGAGGACCTTAGCTTTGCGCATCATTTTTGTTGGTCTCCCCCCATGTCGTCGTAGGCCTTTTGGGAAGCAGGCAGGGTGAAGGTGAACGTCGTCCCGACGCCCGGCTGGCTGTTGACCCATATTTTGCCATGATGGGCCTCGACGATGTTTTTGGCCAGGGCCAGCCCCAGTCCCGTGCCCTTGACGCTCTGGTTGATCTCATTTTCCACGCGGTAAAATTCGTCGAACAATTTTTTAAGGTCGTCTTCGGCGATGCCGATACCGGTGTCCGATACCGAAAAGGTGATGATCCCGCGCTTCAGGGCCGACGACGCCGCAACCGTGATGGTCCCTTTTTTGGGGGTGAACTTGATGGCGTTGCTCAGCAAATTGATGAAGATCCTTTCCGCCTGGGAAATGTCCACGTAGAATTCTTCGACGGCAAGGGGAATGTTGACGTTGAGCTGTATGTTTTTACCGCTGATCTGGGGGCTGAGCAGATCGACGATATTGTCCACGACCGAGCGCACGCTGTGCAGGGCGAATTTCATCTCGACCCTGCCGGATTCGATGCGCGCGATGTCCAGAAGATTGTTGATCAGGTTCACCAGGTTGTCCGAATGGGTGTTGATCTTGGCCAGGCGTTCCTTGACCGCCAGGGGGACCTCGCCGATCTTTCCGGTCATGAGGATGGAGGCGTATCCCTTGATGGAGGTCAGGGGCGTCCTCAATTCGTGGGACACCGCCGAGATGAATTCGGTTTTCTTTTGGCTGATCTCTTTGACCTGTTCCAAGGCCAGGGCCAATTGTTTGGTGCGTTCTTTGACCTTGAGTTCCAGTTCCTGGCTGGAGCGGAACACTTTTTCGAACAGTTGGGCGTTCTCAATGCTCTGGCCGATCTGGCTGGCTAAAATGGCGATGAGTTCTTCGTCACCCTGGGTCACGGCCGGCGCCGTGTAGCGGTTGCCCACGAAGACGAACCCGATGCAGCCGTTTTGCGTGAGGATGGGAGAGAGGACAAAATGTTCGGCTTCAAAGATGGCGACGAGTTTCTCCTTGGTTTTTCGGGAAACGTTGATGGAGGAGAAGGTGTGGCTTTCGCCCAGCGCGGTCTTGAAATGCTCGTCCTCAAGCAATTGGGTGAGCATGGTGTCGGCCTGGGGCGCGTCAAACCCGATGGTCACCCGCGGCCTCATGGTCTGGCCCTCCTCGAGAGAAGCGACCAAAACGCGCGTGAAGCCCAGTTCGTCGAACAGGGACGGTTTTAGTTTTTTGTAAATTTCGTTTTCGTTGAGGGCCTGGCTGATCTGGCGCGAGGTGCGCTGCAGGGCGTTGAGGCCGTTGAGGCGCTTGTCGAGTTCTTCGTGGGCCCTGTTGAGCTCCAGGTCCGTGCGGACGATGAGTTTGGCCTGCTCGTCGAGTTCATTGAAAGAGCGCATCAGTTTATTGTGCGCGTTTTGCATTTGCCGGATGGTTTCGTCCTTGCCGGCCATCTGGGCGAGCAGGTATCCGGCGCCGGCCAGGATCGCGATGAGCACCGTGACTAACAGGAGGAATGTTTGCGGCAGGGTGAGCGTGATATCCGCCATAGGTCAGCCGATAGCAACGATCAGGATGGTTTCGTTGTGCATGTGCGTGTTTTTGACATTATCCAGGGACCCGAACGGGGAAATTTCCCCGAAAGCATACATGCCGATAAGAGGAGTCGTGTATCCCAGGACGTCTTTGACCGCCTGTATTTCCAGCCAGGAGCGCCGGCCGAGGATCCTGTGCCTGGC
This sequence is a window from Candidatus Omnitrophota bacterium. Protein-coding genes within it:
- a CDS encoding class I SAM-dependent methyltransferase is translated as MTRDEAFKRLVSAVGKRASLRKTTDAIRLVNGAGDGLPGLTLEQYSAHFCAHIFETAWLKRADWLRDFLSDHFPCEYFILKDRSASAAATPDAFKVYVIVDRDGPRTIVRERGVQFHVDLNDTLNTGLFLDMRANRCLVAGLAKGKRLLNTFAYTCSFGVHARASGAAAVVNVDVSKKVLERGRANDALNGLTPASGEFVRADAVRYCERLAKRGERFDVIVLDPPSFARHEGKAFQVKKDMPRLVEAALGVLGPGGYLFVSTNCSALTYADLTKYVKIAAVSRGLKVKGMRALGQDKDFPGSGTSKESHLAAALVSFT
- a CDS encoding Rid family detoxifying hydrolase codes for the protein MNKKVIKTDKVSLPVGPYNQAVAIGGLVYTAGQIPLDKQGNMVPGGIKEQTEQVIQNLIAVLGTAGSSLDKVVKATVFLKDLNDFAGMNEVYAKYFKAAIAPARSTLQVSRIPKDSLVEIEVVAQIQ
- the carA gene encoding glutamine-hydrolyzing carbamoyl-phosphate synthase small subunit — protein: MTEAILYLQDGAAFRGHVLGQTGETAGEAVFNTAMTGYQEILTDPSYTGQIVVMTYPLIGNTGVNNDDVESDKIHVKGFVAKEFCRRPSNWRATRSLTEYLNQNPIIAREGVDTRALTRHLRMAGAMKAIISTEDFDPKSLQAKLDALPSMEGADLVRGVTTPKKYVWKAKGPRRYKIAAIDCGIKWNILRIFADLGCETHVFPATATIKDILAIKPDGLFLSNGPGDPAVVTYVIDTVKQSIGKLPVFGICLGNQILGLALGGKTYKLKFGHHGANHPVKDLEGQRIGITSQNHGFCVDTKSLDPAEAEMIHANLNDHTGEGLRHKKFPVFSIQYHPEAAPGPHDARYLFKQFLDMIDVHKKNA
- the carB gene encoding carbamoyl-phosphate synthase large subunit encodes the protein MPKRTDIKKILIIGAGPIVIGQACEFDYSGSQACKALKEEGFSVVLVNSNPATIMTDPGIADATYIEPLTPEFLEYIIRKERPDAILPTLGGQTALNLAMQLHEQGILEKYGVQMLGAKHDVIKKAEDRSEFKAAALKVGLDVPKSVFAHNLEEAKKAVSQIGFPCIVRPSFTLGGTGGGIAPDMEEFERVAALGIESSMIHEILIEESIEGWKEYELEVMRDAADNVVIICSIENMDPMGVHTGDSITVAPVQTLTDVEYQNMRDASIRLIREIGVETGGSNIQFAVDPKNGRMVVIEMNPRVSRSSALASKATGFPIAKFAAKLAVGYTLDEIQNDITRETPACFEPTIDYCVVKIPRFTFEKFPEAKDILGVQMKSVGETMAIGRTFKEALQKGLRGLEIDHAGLDNKQDYRYIEDEKIRLRLKEPNASRVFYLKYALQKSITIDEVAALSRIDVWFIDQIAQILELENEIKAAVTAGGTLNSSLLRRAKANGFSDAQLAELMDRSEKDVRALRKELGIVATFKLVDTCAAEFEAYTPYYYSTYETEDEALLNAQKRLAEQGPRKKIMILGGGPNRIGQGIEFDYCCCHASFALKEMGFETIMVNSNPETVSTDYDTSDRLYFEPLTFEDVMNVVDVEKPDGVIVQFGGQTPLNLARRLQQAGVPIIGTSVDSIDLAENRERFAALINELKIDQPANASATTKEETLAAAGSIGYPVLVRPSYVLGGRAMRIVYDEEFLKAFLDELHSVSRGHPVLIDKFLEDAQEVDVDAISDGTDVYVAGIMEHIENAGIHSGDSACVLPPHTLSENVVAVIKDHTVRLAKVLNVIGLLNIQFAVKGGRVYVLEVNPRASRTAPFVSKATGVPLAKVAAQIMAGKKLGDFDLPDPGKLKYVCVKESVLPFSRFSGVDIILGPEMKSTGEVMGIAPTFGVAFAKSQICAGQALPQVGSVFISVNEADKRQVAAVARKLEGLGFKLFATRGTAEVLRADGVTVTVADKHHEGENNALTLLKKNEINLIINTPSGPKSQSDMRAIRAAAILHNIPCITTLQGAWAAVNGIEAGIKDEFTVESLQNLYRRTGTTRRVARTVAGAG
- the purF gene encoding amidophosphoribosyltransferase, with the translated sequence MCGIVGISHHKEASQMAFLGLYALQHRGEESAGIVTYDGKETHVIKKMGLAVDNFDESTIGKLKGHVAIAHTRYSTTGASAAKNVQPIVVTHRKKPMAIAHNGNLTNTEELYSRLEEEGAIFQTSMDSEVIVHLLAKAPNGDLKQWFVNVLSQLKGAFSLIFLVEDTLIGARDPHGFRPLSLGKLGDGYILASESCAFDLMKAEFVREIEPGEVVIIKGNKIESVFLPGAKKAVRAHCVFENIYFARPDSHIFGDNVYQVRKRLGAQLAREHPAKADFVMGIPDSGNYAALGYAQELKMPFEIGMIRNHYIGRTFIQPTQFLREFRVRVKLNPIREMIKGKRIIVVEDSIVRGTTSRNRIEEIREAGAKEIHMRISCPPIISPCFYGIDFPSTRELIAHNKSVQEIADFIKVDSLAYLSLEGMMSVMKNKGDFCTSCFTGKYPLHIPPNADKLMMEKQ